The genomic segment TCAGGGTTGTTATTAACCCTGTTTTTTTATGTTTACAGTTTATGTAATTTATAATTTGAAAGGTAAAATCTATATTGGTCAGACTAATGATTTAACAGCCCGACTGGCCCGACACAATAATCAACTGCCAAATAAAAATAAATCCTATACAAAAAAATGGGTGGTTCTTGGTGCTTGCTTTATCAAGAAGAATATTATACACGACAAGATGCCCTAAAGAGAGAAGGGTATTTAAAAAGCTACAGAGGTAGATTGTTTATTAAATCTAAAATGAATAAGCGGTAGATCCGCCCCGATTACGGAGCGGACTGCGCGCACCATTTAAATCAGGATTGTTATTAACCCTGTTTTTTTATTTATAATTGAAAAATTTTACATTTTAAGAAATTTAAAACTCTTGTAACTAATTAAAACTTTACTACTTACTAAAAACATAATCTTATACTATACTTTGTCTATGCTTATTACTGAATTAAAAAAAGTAACTCCCTTCTTAACTAAAATTTTTTGGCTGATACTAACCTTCATCCCTTTATTTATTTTAGTACTAACGGTTCTAAGTTATGGAGTAAATATTCCTTATTTAGATCAATGGGATTTTCTACCAATTATTGAAAAATCGTATTCACATTCATTGACATTCTCTGATTTCTGGAATTACGATAGTGGTCATCGCATGGTTTTTCCCAAAATCATTATGATACTACTAGCACAATTAACTAACTGGAATGTTATTTTTGAATTGTTATTTATAATCTTATTAGCTTTAGGAGTCTTTTTACTTTGGTGGTGGCAAATAAAAAAAACAAAACTCGAATTAAAAAATAATGACCAAACTTTCATTTGGTGCCTTCCTGTCATTTCTTTAATTATTTTTTCTCTCAATCAATGGGAAAATTGGTCTTGGGGTTGGCAAATTACAGTATTGTTAAATATTTTCATGTCTAGCTTGGGAATCATAATGTTGTCTAATCTAGAAGGAAAATATCAACGATTATTTCTTGCTCTATTGTTTGGCGCTATCGCTTTTTTATCCTTTATTAATGGCTTTTTCTTCTGGCTGATTGGCTTGGTAATCTTACTAATAGCCTATTTAAATAATAAATCAAATTCTCGAACAATGCTAATCGTCTGGATCGTATGTTCAGTAATTATCATATTCTTTTATTTGTACAAATATCAAGGTTTGAATATCAGTTCCTGGTCAGTATTTACCAATCCTATTAATTTTTTTAGTTTTATTTTTACATCATTGGGTGCACCAATAGTAGGATATAACTCAGTTTATGCTTTTTTTGTTGGCTTGTTTAGTCTGTTTATATTTGTTCATCTGATCTGGCTACTAAATAAAAAACATAACATTAAACTAGAGACACTAACTCCTTATTTAGCATTGGGTAGTTATTCATTATTGAGTATATTAATGACTGGCATTGGTCGCGCTCAGTTTGGTGGTGCGTTTGGCCAGACGTCGCGCTATATAACAAACTCTTCATTGATCTGGGTTGCTATAGTTATTTTGCTCTACTTATATTTAATCAATTCGAAAGCTATCCTAATAAAATCATTTTATTTCTATTTTTTACTTTTTCTGATACCCTTAATAATCATCAACTGTGCATACGGTGAGTTTAAATTTAATGCCAAGTATCATTATCTTGCTGCCGCCAAGGATGAATTCTTTTCTGCTAATAATGACGAATTTCTAAAATTTCTTTATCCACAAACTGATAAAATAAGGGGGTTAACTACCATTCTCAAAAACCACAATCTTTCTTTATTTCATAATCCTGACCAGCAAAACAAAAATCCTTTTGAACAAATAAAAAATAGAGTAACTAATGAACTAATTAAGAATCCCTATTTAGACAATGTATACTTTGATATCGGTAACGCTTATTTTCAAAGTAAACATTATTCGGAAGCTGAATTCTGCTGGCAAAAAACAATTGCGATAAATCCATTGTATTATCGTGCTCACTATAACCTAGTACTTCTCTATCTGGTGACTAACAATATAAAAATGGCACAGCAACAAATAAAAATATTACAAAACAATGAAATTCAAATAAGTCCGGAAATATTGAAAGCGGTAAATATAAATTAATTAAAATAATTCAATCCATAGCACATGTCTAAAATCGAAATCACAGCACCAGTAGGTTCTTACGAATCACTACAAGCAGCTATTCAAGCAGGGGCAGACTCTATTTATTTCGGCGTGAAACAGCTAAATATGCGTGCCGCCTCCACGCAAAATTTTGATTTGACTGACTTACGCAAAATAGCCCACCAGTGTCACACTCATAACCTCCGCGCTTACTTAGCGGTCAACTCTATTATTTATCAATCGGACTTAAAGATTATTCAAAAAATTATTATCGCAGCTAAGCGAGCCAATATTGATGCAATTATTGCTACTGATCAATCTGTTATTAACTTAGCCAACCAACTCAAAATACCAGTTCATCTCTCCACGCAACTAAATATTAGTAATATTGAAACAGTTAAATTTTATGTGCGCTTTGCCGACGTAATGGTTTTGGCTAGAGAACTAACTTTAGCGCAAATCAAACAGATTAATCAACAAATTAAAAAAGAAAAGATAGTTGGCGTAAGCGGACAACTCATTAAAACTGAAATGTTCATCCACGGCGCACTCTGTATGGCCATCTCTGGCAAATGTTATCTTAGTTTGCATCAACATAATTTATCGGCGAATCGTGGCGCCTGTCGACAAGTCTGCCGCCAGGCTTATGAACTATACGATCCGGCGACCAGAGAAAAAATCGTGATGGATAATCAATATTTATTATCACCACAGGATCTATGCACCATTGGTTATCTGGACAAAATTGTGGATAGTGGCGTTTCTATTTTAAAAATTGAAGGGCGTGCCCGTTCCCCAGAATATGTCCATACTGTTGTTAGCTGCTATCGAGAAGCATTAACAGCTATTGATAATAAAACTTATTCAGCTAGCAAAGTCAAAAAGTGGGAAAAAAGACTATCATCTGTTTTTAATCGCGGTCTGTGGTCAGGATACTATTTAGGTAGAAAAAATATAGAGTACAGCACTGCGCACGGATCAGTGGCAACTACTAATAAAGTTCATGTCGGTGTTGTTAATCGCTATTTTTCTCGCATCGGTATCGCCGAAATAAAAATTGAAGCTAGTAATCTAAAAATTAATGATCAATATTTGATTCTTGGCAAAACAACTGGTCTAATAAATGGCACTGTTCAAGAAATGCGTTTGGATGATAAAAAAATCAAGATTGCTCAACAAAAGCAGATAATTTCTCTACCTATTGCTGGGCTAGTACGTCAAGGTGATAAATTGTATAAAATAGTCCAGAAATAGAATAATTATTCAGTAGATACATAATAATATTGCCGATATTAGGTAATATTTTTTTATTCATCTTGACTAAATTTTTTATTGACAAAAGACAGCGCCGTAATATACTAATATTACTATCGCAATTTTCCCTCAGCAAAACGTTTAATTCGCTAGTCCGGATAATGGGTGCAATTAAGCCTGTACCAAAGCCAGTCCAGCCAATGGCGGATTGGGGCTTTTCCTCCCAGTAGATAAGTCGAATGATCGGAGCCACTGGCACACCAGATCGATCTTTGAAGTCGAAGTTTGGTTGAAAATATTGACGCTAACCATTAAAAGATTAGTGGCGCTAGTAGGGGTTAGCGTCTAGCGTTTGTTCTTTTCTGAAGTTAAATAAAACCCGCTGAGGGAAAATCAAAAAACCCACCAAGTGAAGCGCGGTGGGTTTTGTTATTGCTAAAATATTAAATAGTTGGTGGACCAAATAAACTGATAGCAATAGCAAAAAAAATAATGGTGACTACCACTAAACATGCGGCTAATTTTACTGGGTCGCTAATAATTTTAATCATTTCTTATTCTACATTATACGATGAATAGTTTAAATATTTGTCTGCCTGCTCCTCGTCAATTATATCCTCTTTGACTAATCTCTTTAAATCCTGCTCAATAGTAAACATTCCCTTCTTGGCCGAAGTCTGAATAACGCTTTTCAACTGCGACGCTTTATTCTCCCGAATAATATTGGACACCGCTGGATTATTGATCATGATCTCACGCACAGCAACTCGTCCGCCTTTTTTAGCTGGTAACAAATGTTGAGAAATAACTCCTTTTAAAGTCATGGATAGTTGCGTCCTGATCTGATTCTGCTGATGAGGCGGAAAGACATCAACGACACGGTCAATAGTTTGTGCGGCGTCATAAGTATGTAGGGTAGCTAAAACTAAGTGACCTGTTTCCGCTAAAGTTAAAGCAGCCGCGATCGTTTCTAAATCGCGCATCTCACCCACCATAATAACATTTGGATCTTGACGCAAAACGTGTCGCAAGCCCTCAGCAAAACTGGACATATCTTCACCTAGTTCTCTTTGGACTATGATACTCTTTCTGTTTGTATGCAAATATTCAATAGGATCTTCAAGGGTAACGATATGAGCGCTACGTTCACTATTAATCAAATCAACCATGGCGGCCAAAC from the Candidatus Komeilibacteria bacterium CG_4_10_14_0_2_um_filter_37_10 genome contains:
- a CDS encoding collagenase-like protease, with protein sequence MSKIEITAPVGSYESLQAAIQAGADSIYFGVKQLNMRAASTQNFDLTDLRKIAHQCHTHNLRAYLAVNSIIYQSDLKIIQKIIIAAKRANIDAIIATDQSVINLANQLKIPVHLSTQLNISNIETVKFYVRFADVMVLARELTLAQIKQINQQIKKEKIVGVSGQLIKTEMFIHGALCMAISGKCYLSLHQHNLSANRGACRQVCRQAYELYDPATREKIVMDNQYLLSPQDLCTIGYLDKIVDSGVSILKIEGRARSPEYVHTVVSCYREALTAIDNKTYSASKVKKWEKRLSSVFNRGLWSGYYLGRKNIEYSTAHGSVATTNKVHVGVVNRYFSRIGIAEIKIEASNLKINDQYLILGKTTGLINGTVQEMRLDDKKIKIAQQKQIISLPIAGLVRQGDKLYKIVQK
- a CDS encoding type IV pili twitching motility protein PilT, with the translated sequence MTISSLFKKAQEAGASDLHLVVGQPPYLRVDGELQVIKDTEELSSAKIKEIVNDMLSVDQKKRLEADRGLDLSYAINDAGRFRVNVFYERSNLSLVVRIISAQVPTMEDVGMPEVVYELMRENRGLVLLTGPTGCGKSTSLAAMVDLINSERSAHIVTLEDPIEYLHTNRKSIIVQRELGEDMSSFAEGLRHVLRQDPNVIMVGEMRDLETIAAALTLAETGHLVLATLHTYDAAQTIDRVVDVFPPHQQNQIRTQLSMTLKGVISQHLLPAKKGGRVAVREIMINNPAVSNIIRENKASQLKSVIQTSAKKGMFTIEQDLKRLVKEDIIDEEQADKYLNYSSYNVE